One region of Quercus lobata isolate SW786 chromosome 2, ValleyOak3.0 Primary Assembly, whole genome shotgun sequence genomic DNA includes:
- the LOC115973835 gene encoding G-type lectin S-receptor-like serine/threonine-protein kinase RKS1, with protein MHLIFAPENQVPSYMMSKIVILLFHILLYSELMPSEAQTWVKSGYWYSRTGSPISDINSALFTHLICAFADVNYSSYELSVSSSDKQYFFTFTDTVRQKNPSVTTLLSIGGAGANHTTLSNMVSKASYRKSFIDSSIKIARLYGFQGLDFGWDSANTSSDMTNMGLLFQDWRAAVNSEAKNSSQKDLILTAAVHFSPDLNSVSFPVDSIRSNLNWVHVNAYEYHAPEWSNYTGASAALYDPSSNANTDYGIGAWIGRGLSASKLVLGLPFYGYAWRLKNPNENGIGAPATGPAAIAIKGGGAIRYYRIKSYVQSYGAAIMYNATYVVNYCTVGSTWIGFDDVEAIRMKVSYAREKKLLGYVVWQIPYDDNWALSLAAQEEENNGRPKWRLLVVILTTTATVALLLCLLVCYLRTRKLRSKAKKLESKAKNIAAAGDSNSSVPNLQVFSLADIEAATNKFSFENKLGEGGYGPVYKGVLPNRKEIAVKKLSKTSTQGFEEFKTEVMLTAKLQHVNLVRVLGFCIESDEKMLIYEYMPNKSLDYYLFDPIRRNILDWKKRIDIIDGITQGLLYLQEYSRMIIIHRDLKSSNILLDEEMKPKISDFGMARIFKKDEHEANTDRIVGTYGYIPPEYARKGVYSTKSDVYSFGVLLLQIISGKRTAFYHGLDEYVKLLEYAYELWKEGKGMEFMDPTLDDTTSSCKLIRCMQIALLCVQENAIDRPSMLEVSSMLKNETLVVTNPKKPAFSTKRDEGDEKDPKLQALQQEIFSVDDLTITELVAR; from the exons ATGCACCTTATATTTGCTCCTGAGAATCAAGTACCCTCATACATGATGTCCAAAATTGTCATTCTGCTTTTCCATATCCTTCTCTATTCAGAATTGATGCCTTCAGAAGCCCAAACTTGGGTCAAATCAGGTTACTGGTACTCTCGCACCGGGTCTCCCATTTCAGACATAAACTCAGCCCTCTTTACTCACCTTATTTGCGCTTTTGCTGATGTAAACTATTCCTCCTACGAGCTCTCTGTATCATCCAGTGATAAGCAATACTTCTTCACCTTCACAGACACTGTTAGACAAAAGAACCCATCAGTCACCACTCTTCTTTCCATTGGTGGTGCAGGGGCAAACCACACCACCCTTTCAAATATGGTCAGCAAGGCTTCTTACAGAAAATCTTTCATAGACTCTTCAATAAAGATAGCAAGACTTTATGGCTTTCAAGGCCTAGACTTTGGTTGGGATTCCGCGAACACTAGCTCCGACATGACCAATATGGGATTGCTATTTCAAGATTGGCGTGCGGCTGTGAATTCTGAGGCAAAGAATTCTAGCCAGAAAGACTTGATTTTGACTGCTGCTGTTCATTTCTCGCCAGATTTAAATTCAGTTTCTTTCCCTGTGGACTCGATTCGGAGTAACTTGAACTGGGTCCATGTTAATGCTTATGAATACCATGCGCCCGAATGGTCAAACTATACCGGTGCTTCTGCAGCCTTATATGACCCATCGAGTAACGCTAACACGGATTATGGTATTGGTGCATGGATTGGTAGAGGCTTGTCTGCTAGCAAGTTGGTTTTGGGATTGCCTTTCTATGGCTATGCATGGAGGCTAAAGAACCCCAATGAAAACGGAATAGGTGCTCCAGCAACAGGTCCTGCCGCCATTGCAATTAAAGGTGGTGGAGCCATCAGGTATTATCGAATCAAGAGTTATGTTCAGAGCTATGGGGCTGCTATAATGTATAATGCTACATATGTAGTAAATTACTGCACAGTCGGATCGACTTGGATTGGCTTTGATGATGTTGAGGCTATCAGAATGAAGGTTTCTTATGCCAGAGAGAAGAAGCTACTTGGTTACGTTGTGTGGCAAATCCCATATGATGATAATTGGGCACTTTCTTTAGCAG CTCAAGAGGAAGAAAATAATGGACGACCCAAGTGGCGATTATTAGTGGTCATTTTGACCACAACCGCTACCGTTGCTCTCCTACTATGCCTTTTAGTGTGTTACTTACGGACGAGAAAGCTCAGATCCAaag CTAAAAAATTAGAGTCCAAAGCTAAGAACATAGCAGCTGCTGGAGATTCAAATAGCAGTGTTCCTAATCTGCAAGTATTTAGTTTAGCTGACATTGAGGCAGctacaaataaattttcatttgaaaataaactCGGAGAGGGAGGTTATGGCCCTGTTTACAAG GGTGTGTTACCAAATCGAAAGGAAATAGCAGtgaaaaaactttcaaaaacatcTACGCAAGGATTTGAGGAGTTTAAGACTGAGGTTATGCTTACCGCGAAACTACAACATGTAAATCTTGTGCGAGTTTTGGGATTTTGCATTGAAAGTGATGAAAAAATGCTAATCTATGAGTACATGCCAAATAAAAGCTTGGACTACTACCTCTTTG ACCCTATCAGACGGAACATATTGGATTGGAAAAAACGTATTGACATTATTGATGGAATAACTCAAGGGCTTCTATATCTCCAAGAATACTCAAGAATGATAATAATTCACCGAGACTTAAAATCTAGTAATATTTTACTAGATGAAGAGATGAAGCCAAAGATCTCAGACTTTGGCATGGCTAGAATTTTCAAGAAAGATGAACATGAAGCAAACACAGATCGGATTGTTGGAACATA TGGTTATATTCCTCCTGAATACGCCCGAAAAGGTGTATACTCCACTAAATCTGATGTTTATAGCTTTGGAGTTCTACTTctacaaatcataagtggtaaaAGGACTGCTTTTTATCACGGCTTGGATGAGTATGTAAAACTCCTAGAGTAT GCATATGAGCTATGGAAAGAAGGCAAAGGCATGGAATTTATGGATCCAACTCTAGATGATACAACTTCATCATGTAAACTAATTCGATGCATGCAAATAGCTCTTTTATGCGTTCAGGAAAATGCAATTGATAGGCCATCAATGTTGGAAGTTTCCTCAATGCTAAAAAATGAAACTCTAGTTGTGACAAATCCCAAAAAGCCTGCTTTTTCAACGAAAAGAGATGAAGGCGACGAAAAAGACCCCAAATTACAGGCTTTACAGCAAGAAATTTTTTCGGTTGATGATTTAACAATCACTGAATTGGTTGCTCGCTAA